The following coding sequences lie in one Streptomyces xiamenensis genomic window:
- a CDS encoding WXG100 family type VII secretion target, with the protein MLIQRGETLEAVAEAVEWMGEQIWSRAGELEWQGQTADEFREWIRHFHHASVDLKTYASFMASAITNAGVALRQAQSEIPPAPPQEMPATALDVAYDTGDGERPMTMTEAESSRQEAIAVINRLGSVYKTSAGTIQYVNEREPLFQQFGTDPGVLPFPELHSPAPNPPGAFPPAAAATHPPIQQEMPAWNSSAIAPSSHQPPQQPSGVTPQPDFGDDGTRTSLDSVGVVPNGGVPPVAPSGSPPPVVVERPVGGGPPQQPVVGPVPGWPSPAQPGQGRGGGGQVPLVRGPGLRPGEAPVVRPLGPPSGPGSQPPVGRPAGPGMPGGQQPPVGRPPTGGGGPGGGNPWGRANNYGLLGGKPVPNAKPTVASRIPPGGVIQPGMNAANSRLTPTRNDQPNTTPRPMYGKATVDGRPATGRGERGRSLPKPTGVIGLPGQGRKNGKKKQKKNESKDDRQQP; encoded by the coding sequence ATGCTGATCCAGCGGGGGGAGACGCTGGAGGCCGTGGCCGAGGCCGTGGAGTGGATGGGCGAGCAGATCTGGTCGCGGGCCGGTGAGTTGGAGTGGCAGGGTCAGACGGCGGACGAGTTCCGCGAATGGATCCGCCACTTCCATCACGCGTCGGTGGATCTGAAGACGTACGCCAGTTTCATGGCGAGCGCGATCACCAACGCGGGCGTTGCTCTGCGCCAGGCCCAGAGTGAGATACCACCCGCCCCGCCCCAGGAGATGCCGGCGACCGCTCTCGACGTGGCCTACGACACGGGCGACGGGGAACGCCCCATGACGATGACCGAAGCGGAATCCAGCCGCCAGGAAGCGATCGCCGTCATCAACCGCCTGGGCTCGGTGTACAAGACATCGGCGGGGACGATCCAGTACGTGAACGAGCGGGAACCGCTCTTCCAGCAATTCGGAACAGATCCGGGTGTGCTTCCCTTCCCTGAGCTGCACAGCCCCGCGCCGAACCCTCCGGGAGCATTTCCACCGGCCGCTGCGGCGACGCATCCCCCTATTCAACAGGAGATGCCGGCATGGAACAGCTCAGCGATCGCCCCCTCCTCCCATCAACCACCGCAGCAACCCTCGGGGGTAACCCCTCAGCCTGACTTCGGTGATGACGGTACGAGGACGTCGTTGGATTCGGTGGGGGTGGTGCCGAATGGTGGGGTTCCTCCGGTGGCTCCGTCCGGGTCTCCTCCGCCGGTGGTGGTGGAGCGTCCTGTGGGTGGCGGTCCGCCGCAGCAGCCGGTGGTGGGTCCGGTGCCGGGATGGCCGTCACCAGCCCAGCCCGGTCAGGGGCGTGGGGGTGGGGGTCAGGTGCCGCTGGTGCGTGGCCCGGGTCTGCGTCCGGGTGAGGCGCCTGTGGTGCGGCCCTTGGGTCCGCCGTCCGGTCCGGGTTCACAGCCACCGGTGGGGCGACCCGCCGGGCCTGGGATGCCGGGTGGTCAGCAGCCTCCCGTGGGCCGTCCGCCTACGGGAGGTGGTGGCCCGGGTGGGGGTAATCCCTGGGGCAGGGCGAACAACTACGGCCTCCTCGGGGGCAAGCCGGTACCGAACGCGAAACCCACCGTGGCGTCACGTATCCCTCCGGGTGGGGTGATCCAGCCCGGTATGAACGCCGCCAACTCACGTCTCACTCCGACCAGGAACGACCAGCCCAACACCACGCCGCGTCCCATGTATGGGAAGGCGACGGTCGACGGACGGCCGGCCACCGGTCGTGGGGAGCGCGGGCGGTCCCTGCCCAAACCCACCGGTGTCATCGGCCTGCCCGGTCAGGGCCGCAAGAACGGCAAGAAGAAGCAAAAGAAGAACGAGAGCAAGGACGACAGGCAGCAGCCATGA
- the ehuB gene encoding ectoine/hydroxyectoine ABC transporter substrate-binding protein EhuB → MAPPQRTKSTPYERRTSNGISRRSLLAGAAAFGAFGALAAACSRIPPEGSVEGGDLLERLRSRGSVKVGIASEPPFGYINKDGEPDGEAPAIAKVIFTRLGIDNVTPVPVEFGALIPGLKAQQFDVVSAGMYINPTRCAQVLFSDPDYLMLDSFIVPAGNPHNIQRYEDIAEQNLVLATGTAYAEIDYALAAGIPDSRLLILPDQVAGLDAVVQGRAAAFAGTNVTVTGVVENSPRAEATEPFQPYVNGEPAYGAGGFAFRRSEKNFRDAFNVELHKLKDSGELLDIVSPFGFTEAEMTDLTAEELC, encoded by the coding sequence ATGGCTCCACCGCAACGGACAAAATCGACACCTTACGAAAGACGGACGTCAAACGGCATCAGTCGGCGATCACTCCTCGCCGGTGCCGCCGCCTTCGGCGCCTTCGGCGCCCTGGCTGCCGCGTGCAGCCGGATCCCCCCGGAGGGCAGCGTCGAGGGCGGCGATCTGCTGGAGCGGCTCCGCTCCCGTGGCTCCGTCAAGGTCGGCATCGCGAGCGAGCCGCCGTTCGGCTACATCAACAAGGACGGTGAGCCCGACGGCGAGGCCCCGGCCATCGCCAAGGTGATCTTCACCAGGCTCGGGATCGACAACGTCACCCCGGTGCCCGTCGAATTCGGCGCACTCATTCCCGGGCTCAAGGCGCAACAGTTCGATGTGGTCTCCGCCGGGATGTACATCAATCCCACCCGGTGCGCCCAGGTCCTGTTCTCGGACCCGGACTACCTCATGCTGGACTCGTTCATCGTGCCCGCCGGAAACCCGCACAACATCCAGCGGTACGAGGACATCGCCGAGCAGAACCTGGTGCTCGCCACCGGCACCGCGTACGCCGAGATCGACTACGCGCTCGCCGCCGGCATCCCGGACAGCAGGCTGCTGATCCTCCCCGACCAGGTCGCCGGCCTCGACGCCGTCGTCCAGGGGCGGGCCGCCGCGTTCGCCGGGACCAATGTCACCGTCACCGGCGTCGTGGAGAATTCCCCCCGGGCCGAGGCCACCGAACCGTTCCAGCCCTATGTGAACGGCGAGCCGGCCTACGGCGCGGGCGGCTTCGCCTTCCGTCGCTCCGAAAAGAACTTCCGCGACGCCTTCAATGTGGAACTGCACAAACTCAAGGACAGTGGCGAGCTGCTCGACATCGTCAGCCCCTTCGGTTTCACCGAGGCCGAGATGACGGACCTCACGGCCGAGGAGCTTTGCTGA
- a CDS encoding amidase, whose product MTADEELTGWTATELTRAYAAGEVSPVDATRATLARAEAVQPELNAFVLLDHDGALEQARAAEDRWRRGAAAGPVDGVPVTVKDILLMRGHPTLRGSAALSAEGVWDEDAPAVARLRESGAVFIGKTTTPEFGWKGVTDSPRHGATGNPYAPERTAGGSSGGSAAAVRAGAGPLSLGTDGGGSVRIPGSFCGVFALKPTYGRVAIYPASAFGTLAHVGPITRDARDAALLMDVIARPDPRDWSALPATGGAHGFRTAVAEAGDTVRGLRVAYSPRLGFDGVRVEPAIAASVRRVAERLADLGAVVEETDPPLPSLDQLREAFHVLWFAGAARVIQPFDERRRALLDPGLREICGQGAGYGSLDYLAAVDVRMGLGKAMGGFHEAYDLLLTPTMPIAPFAAGAEVPAASGMTRWTEWTPFTYPFNMTQQPAATVPCGTDAGGLPIGAQLVGARHTDERVLAVAHALDASGATRIEDPYARRKLSDSPSAPARHRS is encoded by the coding sequence GTGACGGCGGACGAGGAACTGACCGGCTGGACGGCGACGGAACTCACGCGGGCGTACGCGGCGGGCGAGGTCTCCCCCGTGGACGCGACGCGCGCCACGCTCGCCCGGGCCGAGGCCGTACAGCCCGAGCTCAACGCGTTCGTCCTGCTCGATCACGACGGCGCCCTGGAGCAGGCGCGGGCCGCCGAGGACCGCTGGCGGCGCGGCGCGGCGGCCGGCCCGGTGGACGGCGTGCCCGTCACGGTGAAGGACATCCTGCTGATGCGCGGCCACCCCACGCTGCGCGGCTCGGCCGCACTGTCGGCCGAGGGCGTGTGGGACGAGGACGCGCCGGCGGTGGCCCGGCTGCGGGAGTCGGGGGCGGTGTTCATCGGGAAGACGACCACGCCCGAGTTCGGCTGGAAGGGTGTGACCGACTCGCCGCGACACGGCGCGACGGGCAATCCGTACGCCCCGGAGCGTACGGCCGGCGGATCCAGCGGGGGCAGTGCTGCGGCGGTACGGGCCGGGGCCGGGCCGCTGAGTCTGGGCACGGACGGGGGCGGCTCGGTGCGCATCCCGGGGTCCTTCTGCGGGGTCTTCGCGCTGAAGCCGACGTACGGACGGGTCGCGATCTATCCGGCGAGCGCGTTCGGGACGCTGGCCCACGTCGGCCCGATCACCCGGGACGCCCGCGACGCGGCGCTGCTGATGGATGTGATCGCCCGCCCCGACCCGCGCGACTGGTCGGCGCTGCCCGCCACGGGCGGCGCCCACGGCTTCCGTACGGCGGTGGCCGAGGCCGGGGACACCGTCCGGGGACTGCGGGTCGCCTACTCGCCACGGCTCGGCTTCGACGGGGTGCGGGTCGAACCGGCCATCGCGGCGTCCGTGCGGCGAGTGGCCGAGCGGCTGGCCGACCTGGGCGCGGTGGTCGAGGAGACCGACCCGCCGCTGCCGTCGCTGGACCAGCTGCGGGAGGCGTTCCACGTGCTGTGGTTCGCGGGCGCAGCCCGGGTGATCCAGCCCTTCGACGAACGGCGGCGGGCGCTGCTCGACCCGGGGCTGCGGGAGATCTGCGGTCAGGGCGCCGGGTACGGGTCGCTGGACTACCTGGCGGCGGTGGACGTGCGGATGGGCCTGGGCAAGGCGATGGGGGGCTTCCACGAGGCGTACGACCTGCTGCTGACGCCGACGATGCCGATCGCGCCGTTCGCGGCGGGGGCGGAGGTGCCGGCGGCCTCCGGTATGACGCGGTGGACGGAGTGGACGCCGTTCACCTACCCCTTCAACATGACGCAGCAGCCCGCCGCGACCGTGCCGTGCGGCACGGACGCGGGCGGACTGCCGATCGGCGCCCAGCTGGTCGGGGCGCGGCACACGGACGAACGGGTGCTGGCGGTCGCCCACGCGCTGGACGCCTCGGGCGCCACCCGGATCGAGGACCCCTACGCGCGCCGGAAGTTGAGCGACTCACCGAGCGCGCCGGCCCGCCACAGGTCCTGA
- a CDS encoding S8 family serine peptidase, which yields MTPTRRALATTLALTAALATAPTAQAADTPQHPWYFDTLRVEEMWQHTTGEGITVAVIDSGVDPTLPELQGQVLEGADFTAGAEGAHVDSDGHGTDMAALIAGTGAGEGIQGLAPGTKILPIRVTSGGITANISSRWATAVGHAIDSGAKVINISQTDAQVEAARQEMTEALSLAARHDVLIFAGSGNDGATSNISTAPNSLDGVVGIGAADKAGERIPYSTFGPQVSLAAPGNDVPGHCDGLSGPACLREEGGTSSATALASASAALIWSQHPDWTKNQVLRVMLNTAERPDDQRRDDYTGYGVVRPDRVVIDGEGDPGDPDSPPIFRDWEAGLVPPVTPGPTPETTPDDSAEPAPGPEAEAAATSENGGSLPWILGGTTAVLLVAVTGWVLYRRRV from the coding sequence ATGACCCCCACCCGCCGGGCCCTCGCCACCACCCTTGCCCTCACCGCAGCCCTGGCCACCGCACCCACCGCCCAGGCAGCTGACACCCCCCAACACCCCTGGTACTTCGACACCCTCCGCGTCGAAGAAATGTGGCAACACACCACCGGCGAAGGCATCACCGTCGCCGTCATCGACAGCGGAGTCGACCCCACCCTCCCCGAACTCCAAGGCCAAGTGCTGGAAGGTGCCGACTTCACAGCGGGAGCAGAAGGCGCACACGTCGACTCCGATGGACACGGCACCGACATGGCCGCACTCATCGCAGGAACCGGAGCAGGTGAGGGAATCCAGGGGCTGGCCCCAGGTACAAAGATTCTTCCCATCCGAGTCACCAGCGGCGGCATCACAGCTAATATCTCCAGCCGATGGGCCACAGCGGTAGGCCATGCAATTGATTCGGGTGCCAAGGTCATCAATATCTCCCAGACCGATGCCCAGGTCGAGGCAGCCAGACAAGAGATGACTGAGGCGCTCTCCCTGGCCGCCCGCCACGATGTGCTCATCTTTGCCGGAAGTGGAAATGACGGTGCTACCTCCAACATTTCCACTGCACCAAACTCACTGGACGGCGTCGTAGGAATCGGTGCGGCGGACAAGGCAGGCGAGCGGATTCCTTATTCAACCTTCGGCCCGCAGGTATCTCTGGCTGCACCCGGTAACGATGTGCCCGGCCACTGCGACGGCCTCTCCGGCCCCGCCTGCCTCCGTGAGGAGGGCGGTACCAGTTCCGCCACCGCTCTCGCCTCCGCCTCCGCCGCGCTGATCTGGTCGCAGCACCCCGACTGGACCAAGAACCAGGTCCTGCGCGTGATGCTCAACACCGCCGAACGCCCCGATGACCAGCGACGGGATGACTACACCGGGTACGGCGTCGTCCGGCCCGACCGCGTCGTCATCGACGGGGAAGGCGACCCCGGCGACCCCGACAGCCCGCCCATCTTCCGCGACTGGGAAGCGGGCCTTGTGCCGCCCGTCACACCCGGGCCGACGCCCGAAACGACTCCGGACGACAGCGCCGAGCCCGCCCCCGGACCCGAGGCGGAAGCCGCCGCCACCAGCGAGAACGGCGGTTCGCTGCCGTGGATCCTCGGCGGCACCACCGCCGTCCTGCTCGTCGCCGTGACCGGATGGGTTCTGTACCGGCGACGCGTCTGA
- a CDS encoding maleate cis-trans isomerase family protein has product MDDSRDGTDTTADGHVGFLYPGYSAEDDYPRMEALLRDSGDPRAAGVRLPLVHTDMGTDAHRVDALLEMGAVPRLAAGVGELKRAGARAVVWACTSASFVYGWEGAGQQVTALSEAAGLPASSTSFAFAHAVAELGVSRVAIAATYPEDVAGLFAEFLKVAGAEVVGTRGSGIITAAEVGTWGREDVLRIAREGDDPAAQAVLLPDTALHTAAWVAELESELGKPVLTANQVTAWEGLRLLGRTVRVPALGALFDRA; this is encoded by the coding sequence ATGGACGACAGCAGGGACGGCACGGACACGACGGCCGACGGCCACGTCGGATTCCTCTACCCCGGTTACTCGGCGGAGGACGACTACCCCCGGATGGAGGCCCTGCTGCGGGACAGCGGCGACCCCCGCGCCGCGGGGGTGCGGCTGCCGCTGGTCCACACCGACATGGGGACGGACGCCCACCGCGTGGACGCACTGCTGGAGATGGGCGCGGTGCCCCGGCTGGCGGCGGGGGTCGGCGAGCTGAAGCGCGCGGGCGCGCGGGCGGTGGTGTGGGCCTGCACAAGCGCCAGTTTCGTCTACGGCTGGGAGGGCGCGGGCCAGCAGGTGACGGCGCTCTCCGAGGCGGCCGGGCTGCCCGCCTCCAGTACCTCCTTCGCCTTCGCGCACGCGGTGGCCGAGCTGGGGGTGAGCCGGGTGGCGATCGCGGCGACGTACCCGGAGGACGTGGCCGGGCTGTTCGCCGAGTTCCTGAAGGTGGCGGGCGCCGAGGTGGTCGGTACCCGGGGCAGCGGCATCATCACCGCCGCCGAGGTCGGCACCTGGGGGCGCGAGGACGTGCTGCGGATCGCCCGCGAGGGCGATGACCCGGCGGCGCAGGCGGTGCTGCTGCCGGACACGGCGCTGCACACGGCGGCGTGGGTGGCGGAGTTGGAGTCGGAGCTGGGCAAGCCGGTGCTCACCGCGAACCAGGTGACGGCGTGGGAGGGCCTGCGGCTGCTGGGCCGTACGGTACGGGTGCCCGCGCTCGGCGCGCTGTTCGACCGGGCCTGA
- a CDS encoding DUF3830 family protein: MSDSERFITVSLDKRGVSCTAKLLSDRAPITCHAVWDALPLGGDVYHAKYARNEIYTLVPPFAPEEPPLENPTITPIPGDLCYFTFSDTQLGTKAYGYETHAAHQGKATVVDLALFYERNNLLINGDAGWVPGIVWGTVVDGLDRMADACQDLWRAGALGESLNFRRA; the protein is encoded by the coding sequence ATGTCGGACTCGGAGCGGTTCATCACCGTCTCGCTGGACAAGCGCGGGGTCAGCTGTACCGCCAAGCTGCTCAGTGACCGGGCGCCCATCACCTGCCATGCCGTGTGGGACGCCTTGCCGTTGGGTGGCGACGTCTATCACGCCAAGTACGCCCGCAATGAGATCTACACCCTCGTGCCGCCCTTCGCCCCCGAGGAGCCGCCGCTGGAGAACCCCACCATCACGCCGATCCCCGGCGACCTGTGCTACTTCACCTTCTCCGACACCCAGCTGGGCACCAAGGCCTACGGGTACGAGACGCACGCCGCCCACCAGGGCAAGGCGACCGTCGTCGATCTCGCGCTCTTCTACGAGCGCAACAACCTCCTCATCAACGGCGACGCCGGCTGGGTGCCCGGCATCGTGTGGGGGACCGTGGTCGACGGGCTCGACCGGATGGCCGACGCCTGTCAGGACCTGTGGCGGGCCGGCGCGCTCGGTGAGTCGCTCAACTTCCGGCGCGCGTAG
- a CDS encoding D-2-hydroxyacid dehydrogenase has protein sequence MPESCVLVLDADPLPRLDRLAGRARVLHADGAAALARQLPQADVLLVWDFGSDAVREAWPGAGAHPAWVHTASAGVDRLLFPELLSAPTIITNARGVFDRPIAEYVAGLVLAMAKDFPGSWKLQQERRWRHRETFKVYGSRAVVIGSGPIGRRIGSTLMALGVDVTLTGRREHPGDPEFGRVRAADDLPVLLPEADWVVCAAPLTEATRGLFDADAFARMKPTAHFINIGRGGHVVEPDLAAALHAGALAGAALDVFATEPLPADSPLWDAPGLIVSPHMSGDTFGWRDDLAEQFLDNFDRWAAGAPLFNVVDKRLGYVSGDSPGTGAATDGGEGKPT, from the coding sequence ATGCCCGAATCCTGTGTCCTGGTCCTTGACGCCGACCCTCTCCCCCGCCTCGACCGGCTCGCCGGGCGGGCACGCGTCCTGCACGCCGACGGCGCCGCGGCCCTTGCCCGGCAGCTGCCCCAAGCGGATGTACTTCTCGTGTGGGACTTCGGCTCCGACGCGGTGCGGGAGGCCTGGCCAGGCGCCGGAGCGCACCCGGCGTGGGTGCACACCGCGAGCGCCGGCGTGGACCGGTTGCTCTTTCCCGAACTGCTGTCCGCCCCGACGATCATTACCAATGCTCGGGGCGTCTTCGACCGGCCGATCGCCGAATATGTTGCGGGCCTGGTCCTGGCCATGGCAAAGGATTTCCCGGGCAGCTGGAAATTGCAGCAGGAGCGCCGCTGGCGGCACCGGGAGACATTCAAGGTGTACGGAAGCCGGGCGGTTGTCATCGGATCGGGTCCGATCGGCCGGAGAATCGGTTCGACGCTCATGGCACTGGGTGTCGATGTGACACTCACCGGCCGCCGGGAACACCCCGGCGACCCGGAATTCGGCCGGGTGCGGGCCGCCGACGACCTGCCCGTTCTGCTGCCGGAGGCCGACTGGGTGGTGTGCGCGGCACCGCTGACCGAGGCGACGAGGGGTCTGTTCGACGCGGACGCGTTCGCCCGGATGAAACCGACCGCGCACTTCATCAACATCGGACGGGGCGGCCATGTGGTGGAACCGGACCTGGCGGCGGCCCTGCACGCCGGGGCGCTGGCGGGCGCGGCGCTGGATGTCTTCGCCACCGAACCGCTGCCAGCCGACAGCCCGCTGTGGGACGCGCCGGGGCTGATCGTCTCGCCGCACATGAGCGGGGACACCTTCGGGTGGCGCGATGACCTGGCGGAGCAGTTCCTGGACAACTTCGACCGCTGGGCGGCGGGGGCACCGCTGTTCAACGTGGTCGACAAGCGGCTGGGCTATGTGTCGGGCGACAGCCCGGGCACCGGCGCGGCCACCGACGGAGGGGAAGGGAAGCCCACGTGA
- a CDS encoding putative bifunctional diguanylate cyclase/phosphodiesterase has translation MNGPIPGPGGPPGGAQDIPRPVITERDVQAGYRADQQTDSRAGHRADHRADYRAAFRIASAPMALIAPSGRITAANTALETLLGHGPGELAGLPADAATGLDLGLDGDTRGPYHAVLSGRREQLRCTRRLKHADGHTVWAEVTVRPSGPDGGALLSVLDITERRELREKLWHLQMHDPVTRLPNRSLFVERLTAALNDSATGRIGLCYLDLDGFKAINDTHGHRVGDELLSAAARRLSQCTNGTTGTGTLVARLGGDEFAVLVESSAGTDQLTGLAQAMLAALQRPFDVAGQRLSVSASIGVVERECAGVNATSLMQAADTTLYWAKADGRARWTVFDPERNAHRMTRQSLTATLRPAIERGEFVLEYQPIVALADDTLRGVEALVRWQHPQFGRLTPDRFIGLAEENGAIVPLGRWVLTEACRQARAWQLSHQHRPPPFVSVNVAVRQMWDSDVVADVTRVLAETGLPAGLLQLELTESAVMGPAGRPLQALQELSEMGVRIAIDDFGTGYSNLAYLSQLPVRALKLDGTFVKGFRTARHLNPADETIVTALVDLAHKLGLTVTAECVEGQAQADRLRRIGCDTGQGWLYAKPLPPERITAMIGGTTGFADGS, from the coding sequence GTGAACGGACCCATCCCAGGACCGGGCGGCCCACCCGGCGGCGCCCAGGACATCCCCCGGCCGGTCATCACGGAGCGTGATGTTCAGGCCGGCTACCGGGCCGACCAGCAGACCGATTCCCGGGCCGGTCACCGGGCCGATCATCGGGCCGACTACCGAGCCGCGTTCCGGATCGCCTCCGCGCCGATGGCGCTGATCGCCCCCTCCGGCCGGATCACCGCCGCCAACACGGCGCTGGAGACCTTGCTCGGACACGGCCCCGGCGAACTGGCGGGCCTCCCCGCCGACGCCGCCACCGGGCTCGACCTCGGCCTGGACGGCGACACCCGGGGCCCGTACCACGCGGTGCTCAGCGGGCGGCGCGAGCAACTGCGCTGCACCCGGCGGCTGAAACACGCCGACGGGCACACCGTCTGGGCGGAGGTCACCGTACGGCCGTCCGGGCCGGACGGCGGCGCCCTGCTCTCGGTGCTCGACATCACCGAACGGCGCGAACTGCGCGAGAAGCTGTGGCACCTCCAGATGCACGACCCGGTCACCCGGCTGCCCAACCGCTCGCTGTTCGTGGAACGCCTCACCGCCGCCCTGAACGACTCCGCCACCGGCCGCATCGGCCTGTGCTACCTGGACCTGGACGGCTTCAAAGCCATCAACGACACCCACGGCCACCGGGTCGGCGACGAACTGCTGAGCGCCGCCGCCCGGCGGCTGAGCCAGTGCACGAACGGCACCACCGGGACCGGCACCCTGGTGGCACGGCTGGGCGGCGACGAGTTCGCCGTACTGGTGGAGAGTTCCGCCGGCACGGATCAGCTCACCGGGCTCGCCCAGGCGATGCTGGCCGCCCTCCAGCGCCCCTTCGACGTGGCGGGACAGCGGCTGTCCGTCTCCGCGAGCATCGGCGTCGTGGAGCGCGAATGCGCCGGCGTCAACGCCACCTCCCTCATGCAGGCCGCCGACACCACGCTCTACTGGGCCAAGGCGGACGGCCGGGCCCGCTGGACCGTCTTCGACCCCGAGCGCAACGCGCACCGCATGACCCGCCAGTCGCTCACCGCCACGCTGCGCCCCGCCATCGAACGCGGCGAGTTCGTCCTCGAATATCAGCCGATCGTGGCACTCGCGGACGACACCCTGCGCGGCGTCGAGGCGCTGGTGCGCTGGCAGCACCCGCAGTTCGGGCGGCTCACCCCGGACCGTTTCATCGGCCTCGCCGAGGAGAACGGCGCCATCGTGCCGCTGGGCCGCTGGGTGCTCACCGAGGCATGCCGGCAGGCCCGCGCCTGGCAGCTCAGCCACCAGCACCGCCCGCCGCCGTTCGTCAGCGTCAATGTGGCGGTGCGGCAGATGTGGGACTCGGACGTCGTCGCGGACGTCACCCGGGTGCTCGCCGAGACCGGGCTGCCCGCCGGGCTCCTCCAGCTGGAACTCACCGAATCCGCCGTCATGGGCCCGGCCGGGCGACCCCTCCAGGCACTCCAGGAACTGTCCGAGATGGGGGTACGGATCGCCATCGACGACTTCGGCACCGGCTACTCCAACCTCGCCTACCTCTCCCAGCTGCCGGTACGCGCCCTCAAGCTCGACGGGACGTTCGTCAAGGGGTTCAGGACCGCCCGCCACCTCAATCCGGCGGACGAGACCATCGTGACCGCCCTGGTGGACCTCGCGCACAAGCTGGGCCTGACCGTCACCGCCGAATGCGTGGAGGGCCAGGCCCAGGCCGACCGGCTGCGCCGTATCGGCTGCGACACCGGTCAGGGCTGGCTGTACGCGAAGCCGCTGCCGCCGGAGCGGATCACCGCCATGATCGGCGGGACGACGGGGTTCGCGGACGGTTCCTGA
- a CDS encoding maleate cis-trans isomerase family protein, with the protein MDVSFLGGPQPQRGIGVVAPFDFALDRELWRWVPDDISLHVTRTPFVPVEVSLDLARMVSEHETLREAVRALSAVSPEVIAYACTSGSFVGGVAGEMAMTTAMTQAGEAPAMTTSGALLEALRELRVRRVAVITPYTRSVTDSLEDFVHAAGVEVSGRSYLGLTREIWRVGYRDVVNMAREATAADAPDALFISCTNLATYDVIPQLEAELRIPVLSANQVTVWKALRMIGKEAVGPYQALLDPAARASLEALSAIPPLPTVTAPEPTAAAATAGEESPLETTGGMVFPDDLGGGRPPG; encoded by the coding sequence ATGGATGTCTCCTTCCTGGGCGGCCCGCAGCCGCAGCGTGGGATCGGAGTCGTGGCGCCGTTCGACTTCGCGCTCGATCGCGAACTGTGGCGGTGGGTGCCCGACGACATCTCCCTGCATGTGACACGGACCCCGTTCGTGCCGGTGGAGGTGAGTCTCGACCTGGCCCGGATGGTCTCCGAGCACGAGACCCTGCGGGAGGCGGTACGCGCGCTGTCCGCCGTGTCCCCCGAGGTCATCGCCTACGCCTGCACCTCCGGCAGCTTCGTCGGCGGGGTGGCCGGCGAGATGGCCATGACCACCGCGATGACCCAGGCGGGCGAAGCCCCCGCCATGACCACCTCCGGGGCGCTGCTGGAGGCGCTGCGCGAGCTGCGGGTGCGGCGGGTCGCGGTGATCACCCCGTACACCCGCTCGGTCACCGACTCCCTCGAGGACTTCGTGCACGCGGCCGGGGTCGAGGTCAGCGGACGCAGCTATCTGGGCCTCACCCGGGAGATCTGGCGGGTCGGCTACCGCGACGTGGTGAACATGGCCCGCGAGGCGACGGCGGCCGACGCCCCGGACGCGCTGTTCATCAGCTGCACCAACCTCGCCACCTACGATGTGATCCCGCAGCTGGAGGCGGAACTGCGGATTCCGGTGCTGTCGGCGAACCAGGTCACGGTCTGGAAGGCGCTGCGGATGATCGGCAAGGAAGCGGTGGGCCCGTACCAGGCGCTGCTCGACCCGGCCGCGCGGGCCTCGCTGGAGGCGCTGTCCGCCATCCCGCCGCTGCCCACGGTCACCGCGCCGGAGCCGACCGCCGCGGCGGCGACGGCGGGGGAGGAGAGCCCGCTGGAGACGACCGGCGGGATGGTCTTCCCGGACGACCTCGGCGGTGGCCGGCCGCCCGGCTGA